From Anaerohalosphaera lusitana, one genomic window encodes:
- a CDS encoding winged helix-turn-helix domain-containing protein: MHISEIKYGDLQKLKEKARIETNAKQRDRYRVVALALEGWQTKAIMTKLDRSKNFVQRWCYFYRDGGIEAIAPKRQSGRPTKLPRKKEPELIKRIQDGPTDSDGGVCVLRGRDIRRILEREFGVKYSLFGVYDLMHRLGLSCLKPRPKHRKNDPEKMQQWLEQAPFLSKKSEQKTPKRKLRSGSRTKCE; encoded by the coding sequence ATGCACATCAGTGAGATCAAGTACGGTGACCTGCAAAAGTTAAAAGAAAAAGCTCGAATTGAAACCAATGCAAAGCAGCGAGATCGATATCGGGTGGTAGCCCTGGCATTGGAGGGATGGCAAACAAAAGCGATCATGACAAAACTTGATCGCAGCAAAAACTTCGTTCAGCGATGGTGTTATTTCTACCGTGATGGCGGCATTGAGGCTATCGCACCAAAACGTCAAAGCGGCAGGCCCACAAAACTGCCACGCAAAAAAGAGCCTGAGTTGATCAAGCGAATTCAAGATGGACCAACCGATTCAGACGGTGGTGTATGTGTGCTGCGCGGCAGAGACATAAGACGGATTCTTGAAAGAGAATTTGGCGTAAAATATTCGCTCTTCGGCGTCTATGATCTAATGCATAGATTGGGGCTTTCATGTCTAAAACCAAGGCCTAAGCACCGAAAGAACGATCCGGAAAAAATGCAGCAGTGGTTGGAGCAAGCCCCCTTTTTGTCCAAAAAGTCCGAACAGAAAACCCCGAAAAGAAAATTGAGATCTGGTTCCAGGACGAAGTGCGAATAG
- a CDS encoding DUF308 domain-containing protein: MIEFECNKCGKQLRVKDESAGKKGKCPRCRCILEVPAPDFDELIDESPVQRPVEERFPVTHKDATGNAVVRQKPHESGHSPNAPSVNVNMPKRTSSLGVVSLIMGILAFLICWIPLLGLLSIPVSSLGVLFAVIGFLIAIFRKGSGIGWPIGGGVVSALALIIAFTQVAVIGGAAEAIDEAAAKADQTKQEVVTSSGSGNSTSNNSEEANVTNTNNSEEAEEWVSAKYPVRQGDMQLQVKGAVKGKVPLIDSFDESQGSSRDDLLAIYLELINGSQSKKIEYQSWQGQDISFSRDYATLEDNFGNRYKRISFGFGTEIVGNAKSDSIYPGKSLIDVLVFELPVDTAEHLKLELPADNFGGEGMLRLQIPQDMIQNR; this comes from the coding sequence ATGATTGAATTTGAATGCAATAAGTGCGGCAAGCAACTTCGAGTAAAAGATGAATCTGCTGGCAAAAAAGGCAAATGCCCGAGATGTCGCTGCATCTTAGAAGTCCCAGCTCCAGATTTTGACGAGTTAATTGATGAATCTCCCGTGCAAAGACCGGTTGAAGAAAGGTTTCCAGTCACACATAAAGACGCGACAGGTAATGCTGTAGTTCGGCAGAAACCTCATGAAAGTGGCCACTCACCAAATGCTCCTTCCGTTAACGTAAACATGCCCAAACGAACATCAAGCTTAGGGGTTGTTTCGCTTATTATGGGCATCTTGGCATTCTTAATTTGTTGGATTCCACTACTAGGTCTTCTAAGCATTCCAGTAAGTTCGCTGGGCGTCCTTTTTGCTGTAATCGGTTTTCTTATAGCGATTTTCCGTAAGGGCTCAGGCATTGGATGGCCAATTGGTGGAGGAGTTGTATCTGCGCTTGCATTAATTATTGCATTTACCCAAGTAGCTGTAATCGGTGGAGCTGCAGAAGCTATTGACGAAGCTGCTGCCAAAGCGGATCAAACCAAACAAGAAGTTGTGACTAGCAGTGGTTCGGGAAATTCTACAAGTAATAACAGCGAAGAAGCAAACGTGACGAACACAAACAACTCTGAGGAAGCAGAAGAATGGGTTTCTGCAAAGTATCCAGTGCGGCAGGGAGATATGCAACTGCAGGTAAAAGGGGCAGTAAAAGGAAAAGTGCCGCTCATAGATAGTTTCGATGAAAGCCAGGGTTCTTCGCGAGATGATCTTCTAGCAATTTACTTAGAACTAATAAACGGTAGCCAGAGCAAAAAAATTGAATATCAAAGCTGGCAGGGTCAGGATATTTCTTTTTCTCGGGACTATGCAACTCTCGAAGATAATTTTGGAAATAGATACAAACGGATTAGCTTCGGTTTTGGAACTGAAATTGTAGGTAATGCAAAGTCAGACTCAATTTACCCTGGCAAGTCACTGATTGATGTACTTGTTTTTGAATTGCCTGTGGACACTGCAGAACATCTAAAATTGGAATTACCGGCAGACAATTTTGGCGGCGAAGGGATGCTCCGACTACAGATTCCCCAAGACATGATTCAAAACAGGTAA
- a CDS encoding DUF1622 domain-containing protein: MENLHNWLQAANAVIVIICQFLAMVVIMVGIAKATRIYFADVLTPGRSEAAVKQGRLELGYSFSLALGFLIGASILKTTLAPTWADIGQLAAIIAIRTILNYFLLHDIATQSREGQQLELWSLFHRGKHKDKPSENE; the protein is encoded by the coding sequence ATGGAAAATTTGCACAATTGGCTGCAGGCTGCAAATGCGGTAATCGTGATTATCTGCCAGTTTCTCGCCATGGTGGTGATCATGGTAGGGATCGCCAAGGCAACCCGTATCTATTTCGCGGATGTCCTGACTCCCGGCCGATCCGAAGCCGCGGTCAAGCAGGGACGCCTGGAACTGGGCTACTCGTTCAGCCTCGCTCTGGGTTTTCTGATCGGTGCTAGCATTCTGAAGACGACTCTGGCACCGACTTGGGCGGATATCGGTCAGCTCGCAGCCATTATCGCGATACGAACCATCCTCAACTACTTCCTACTGCATGATATCGCAACACAGAGCCGGGAGGGCCAGCAACTGGAACTCTGGTCGCTCTTCCACCGAGGCAAACACAAAGATAAACCGTCCGAAAATGAATAG
- the argH gene encoding argininosuccinate lyase: MAKGEKSWEKRLSGEVDQLAVNYVESLSYDRRLYKYDIQGSIAHAQMLCAKGFLTADELDAIKGGLAQIQDEIEAGQFEFNVLQEDIHMAVEAALTEKIGDPGRKLHTGRSRNDQIATDMRLWMREEIDILRSKVRDLQGAFVELASKYTKDMMPAYTHLQRAQPIAIGAYLLSFVEMLERDYQRLGDCRKRVNVSPLGSGAVAGSTIPLDRAMTAELLGFEGVMRNSMDGMSDRDFCAEFTFACSLAAVHLSRFAEDFIIYSSSEFDFVRIDDKYCTSSSMMPQKRNPDMLELMRGKTGNIFGSLSAMLMMLKSQPSTYNRDMQEDKLHIFSAADVLRASLDIATAIVSNTQFKTADIAAGLDKGFLDATCLAEYLVRKGVPFRKAHGIVGGLVAECEKQGLAKLADLPLETFTDACDVIEKDVYDNLGATNVVKQYASAGSAGTKQVEEQVAFWRQEFGQ, encoded by the coding sequence ATGGCAAAAGGCGAGAAAAGCTGGGAAAAGCGGCTTAGCGGCGAGGTTGATCAGTTGGCGGTGAATTATGTGGAATCGCTGTCGTATGACCGCAGGCTGTATAAATATGATATTCAGGGATCGATCGCGCATGCGCAGATGCTGTGTGCGAAGGGTTTTCTGACGGCCGATGAGCTCGATGCGATAAAAGGCGGGCTGGCCCAGATTCAGGACGAGATCGAGGCGGGGCAGTTCGAGTTCAACGTCCTGCAGGAAGATATTCATATGGCGGTGGAGGCGGCGCTGACCGAGAAGATCGGTGATCCGGGCAGGAAGCTGCACACCGGGCGGAGCAGGAACGATCAGATCGCGACGGATATGCGGCTGTGGATGCGTGAGGAGATCGACATACTGCGCAGCAAGGTTCGCGATCTGCAGGGGGCGTTCGTGGAGCTGGCGAGCAAATATACGAAGGACATGATGCCGGCCTATACGCATTTGCAGCGGGCCCAGCCGATAGCGATAGGGGCGTATCTGCTGAGTTTCGTCGAAATGCTGGAGCGGGATTATCAGCGGCTCGGCGATTGTCGCAAACGTGTTAACGTGTCACCATTGGGAAGCGGTGCGGTCGCGGGCAGTACGATACCGCTGGACAGGGCGATGACGGCTGAGCTGCTGGGGTTTGAAGGCGTGATGCGAAACAGCATGGACGGCATGAGCGACCGGGATTTCTGCGCAGAATTTACGTTTGCGTGTTCGCTGGCGGCGGTGCATCTGTCACGGTTCGCTGAGGATTTCATTATCTACTCGTCCAGCGAGTTCGATTTCGTGCGGATCGATGACAAGTATTGCACTTCGTCGAGCATGATGCCGCAGAAACGCAACCCGGATATGCTGGAGCTGATGCGGGGCAAGACGGGCAACATCTTCGGCTCGCTCAGTGCGATGCTGATGATGCTCAAGAGCCAGCCATCCACGTACAATCGAGATATGCAGGAGGACAAGCTGCACATCTTCAGTGCTGCCGACGTTCTGCGGGCGTCGCTGGACATAGCGACGGCGATCGTGTCGAATACCCAGTTCAAGACGGCGGACATCGCGGCAGGGCTGGACAAGGGATTCCTGGATGCGACCTGTCTGGCGGAGTACCTGGTTCGAAAGGGTGTGCCTTTCCGCAAGGCGCACGGCATCGTCGGTGGACTGGTTGCGGAATGCGAAAAGCAGGGTCTCGCGAAGCTGGCGGATCTGCCTTTGGAGACCTTCACGGATGCGTGCGATGTGATAGAGAAGGATGTGTATGACAACCTCGGTGCGACGAACGTGGTAAAACAGTACGCCTCTGCGGGGTCCGCGGGTACCAAGCAGGTCGAGGAGCAGGTCGCGTTCTGGCGGCAGGAGTTCGGGCAGTGA
- a CDS encoding thiamine-phosphate kinase, whose protein sequence is MSGQGEDKVTSWFAQQSRAREERFPIGIGDDMAQVNMGGGSVLVTTDMLLDGVHFDLASAGAEQVGYKAMAASLSDCAAMATRPVCAVVAVALPTGFGEDKLKELHAGIVRAGDMFDCTLIGGDITAWRDNAGRFVINVTMLSECVDCVEPVKRSGAKVGDAVCVTGELGGSIAGKHLTFVPRVEEAIEIARAADVHAMMDVTDGLVKDLSRICAASGVGAIIEAERVPMTHAAKEGNDPLEAALYDGEDFELLFTVSAEDYETLAGEQSIKAGITRVGLITDSGRIELQRGRDREVLDVKGYDHL, encoded by the coding sequence GTGAGCGGGCAGGGCGAGGACAAGGTCACTTCGTGGTTCGCGCAGCAGAGCCGGGCGAGGGAGGAGCGGTTTCCGATAGGAATCGGCGACGACATGGCGCAGGTGAACATGGGCGGGGGCTCGGTGCTGGTGACGACGGATATGCTGCTGGACGGTGTGCATTTCGACCTCGCGAGCGCAGGCGCGGAGCAGGTCGGGTATAAGGCGATGGCGGCGAGCCTGAGCGATTGTGCAGCGATGGCGACCAGGCCTGTCTGTGCGGTGGTCGCGGTCGCGCTGCCGACAGGGTTCGGCGAGGACAAGCTAAAGGAGCTGCACGCGGGCATCGTGCGTGCGGGCGATATGTTCGACTGTACGCTGATCGGCGGCGATATTACCGCGTGGCGGGACAATGCCGGCAGATTCGTCATAAACGTTACAATGCTCAGTGAATGCGTCGACTGCGTGGAGCCTGTAAAGCGGTCCGGCGCGAAGGTTGGCGATGCGGTATGCGTGACGGGAGAGCTTGGCGGCTCGATCGCGGGCAAGCATTTGACGTTCGTGCCGCGGGTGGAGGAAGCGATCGAGATCGCGCGGGCGGCGGATGTGCACGCGATGATGGATGTGACGGACGGGCTTGTTAAGGACCTCAGCAGGATATGTGCCGCGAGCGGGGTTGGCGCGATCATCGAGGCGGAGAGGGTGCCGATGACTCACGCAGCTAAGGAGGGGAACGATCCGCTTGAGGCGGCACTATATGATGGCGAGGATTTTGAGCTGCTCTTCACGGTGTCGGCGGAGGATTATGAGACGTTGGCAGGGGAGCAATCGATAAAAGCGGGAATTACGCGCGTTGGCCTCATCACGGATTCGGGCAGGATCGAGCTGCAGCGCGGCCGGGACCGCGAAGTCTTGGATGTTAAAGGATACGATCATTTATAA
- the tsaE gene encoding tRNA (adenosine(37)-N6)-threonylcarbamoyltransferase complex ATPase subunit type 1 TsaE, producing the protein MLKDTIIYKSIYEMEEKKTFEIVTHGPSETMEIGAKIGESLRGGEVICFVGNLGTGKTHLIKGIARGLGAEDTGVNSPTFVLVNEYIGEGVRLDAYHIDAYRLESVKEFEMLGFDELCYPDSVVMIEWADKVESYLEGLDYVEARLEHEGESERKIILKNLPGYLYEVLTAE; encoded by the coding sequence ATGTTAAAGGATACGATCATTTATAAGAGTATTTACGAAATGGAAGAAAAGAAGACATTCGAAATTGTGACGCATGGGCCTAGTGAGACGATGGAAATCGGTGCGAAGATAGGTGAAAGCCTGCGGGGCGGGGAAGTGATATGCTTTGTGGGTAATCTCGGGACGGGCAAGACGCATCTTATTAAAGGTATCGCTCGCGGGCTGGGGGCCGAGGATACGGGTGTGAACAGTCCGACGTTCGTGCTGGTTAACGAATATATAGGAGAGGGCGTTCGGCTGGACGCGTATCATATAGATGCGTATCGGCTGGAAAGCGTCAAAGAGTTTGAGATGCTTGGCTTCGATGAGCTGTGCTATCCGGACAGCGTGGTTATGATCGAGTGGGCGGACAAGGTTGAGAGCTATCTGGAGGGCCTGGATTACGTGGAAGCCAGGCTTGAGCATGAGGGAGAGAGTGAGCGTAAAATTATTTTGAAGAATCTTCCCGGCTATTTGTATGAGGTACTGACGGCAGAATAA
- a CDS encoding type II secretion system protein yields MRARKGFTLVEILIVVVILGILAAIVIPQFSQASSDAKLSSLRSNLQTMRSQIALYKVQNSDNLPPADTLANFEGAMCPEYLQSVPNNPFTGGNTITQGDNTGLAGAPGDGSSDWYLNTTEGIVYANDTGTLDDGTAHSTF; encoded by the coding sequence ATGAGAGCTAGAAAAGGTTTTACACTGGTAGAAATTCTGATCGTTGTAGTTATTCTGGGTATCCTGGCAGCAATCGTCATTCCTCAGTTCAGTCAGGCAAGTTCTGATGCAAAGCTTTCGAGTCTGAGAAGTAACCTCCAGACGATGAGGTCGCAGATTGCTTTGTACAAAGTTCAGAATAGTGACAATCTGCCCCCTGCAGATACACTGGCAAATTTCGAAGGTGCAATGTGCCCTGAATATCTGCAGTCAGTGCCCAACAATCCTTTTACAGGTGGCAATACTATTACTCAAGGTGATAATACAGGTTTAGCCGGTGCTCCTGGAGATGGCAGCAGTGACTGGTATCTGAATACAACTGAAGGTATTGTTTATGCAAATGATACTGGCACACTTGATGATGGCACTGCCCATTCAACCTTCTAA
- a CDS encoding type II secretion system protein: MMRRNGKGISIPEVLIVGLVICIIGAIVGPAFTKASAEAKLTNLVDRLELVRSQIERYKAEHNGLLPGQLKHGCGIRSDDFVQALTESTSSTMPYLNEMPENPFNGSNEVKIGDGSKGTIGGAGWFFDFKTGEFRADNSRIHAAY; encoded by the coding sequence ATGATGAGAAGGAATGGAAAAGGAATCAGTATCCCGGAAGTTTTAATTGTCGGTCTTGTGATCTGCATCATTGGTGCTATCGTAGGACCTGCCTTTACCAAGGCGAGCGCGGAAGCCAAGCTGACGAACCTGGTGGACAGGCTCGAGCTCGTACGTAGCCAGATCGAACGGTACAAGGCAGAACACAACGGTCTGCTGCCAGGCCAGTTGAAGCATGGCTGTGGAATACGAAGCGATGATTTTGTGCAGGCATTGACCGAATCGACAAGTTCCACAATGCCTTACCTGAACGAAATGCCTGAGAATCCATTCAACGGCTCGAACGAAGTGAAGATCGGTGACGGCTCCAAGGGAACTATCGGTGGAGCCGGGTGGTTCTTCGACTTCAAGACAGGTGAGTTCAGGGCCGATAACAGCCGAATTCATGCGGCTTACTAG
- a CDS encoding type II secretion system protein: MYNKKSGFTLVEILIVVVILGILAGIVLPGLGQASEDAHETNLKSNLQTVRMQIQLYKTQHDDLLPGQSTIGGNITQADFKAAILSTDAQGYGPYMHDMPKNMLLNDAAKQDDITIVNSDGAVPTGAEGTGWWLNAANGDFRACDSADHINW, encoded by the coding sequence ATGTATAACAAAAAGAGCGGTTTTACGCTCGTCGAGATACTGATCGTGGTTGTGATCCTTGGCATACTCGCAGGGATCGTACTGCCCGGTCTTGGTCAGGCCAGTGAAGATGCTCACGAAACCAATCTAAAGAGCAATCTGCAAACGGTAAGGATGCAGATACAGCTTTATAAGACGCAGCACGACGATCTTCTGCCCGGCCAGAGTACAATTGGCGGCAATATAACTCAAGCCGATTTTAAGGCAGCCATCTTGAGCACCGATGCGCAGGGCTACGGTCCTTATATGCACGACATGCCCAAGAATATGCTGCTTAACGATGCCGCCAAACAGGACGATATAACGATAGTGAACAGCGACGGCGCGGTACCTACAGGTGCCGAAGGTACGGGCTGGTGGCTGAACGCTGCCAACGGTGATTTCCGTGCCTGCGACAGTGCTGATCATATAAACTGGTGA
- a CDS encoding prepilin-type N-terminal cleavage/methylation domain-containing protein, translating into MNPSNKNRNGFTLMESMMATVVLAMVAAGVALPLSSGANVQMEGARLTMAAKLANDLMAEVAATDFDSISSTFDGLSESSGALTEYDGDLLSGPAYEGFSRSVNCSTATVGKVDMLWVTVSVSHDGEELVALKRLFGP; encoded by the coding sequence ATGAATCCGTCAAATAAAAACAGAAACGGCTTTACGCTGATGGAATCAATGATGGCCACTGTAGTGCTCGCTATGGTGGCTGCCGGCGTTGCGCTGCCGTTATCGAGCGGAGCGAACGTCCAGATGGAAGGCGCAAGGCTGACGATGGCGGCGAAGCTGGCGAACGATTTGATGGCAGAGGTTGCTGCGACGGATTTCGATTCGATCTCGTCGACGTTTGATGGCTTAAGTGAAAGCTCGGGAGCATTGACGGAATATGACGGCGACTTGTTGAGCGGCCCTGCATATGAAGGATTCAGCAGAAGTGTCAACTGCAGCACGGCCACTGTCGGTAAGGTGGACATGCTGTGGGTGACTGTGAGCGTAAGTCATGACGGCGAAGAGCTTGTGGCACTTAAGCGTCTCTTTGGGCCATAG
- a CDS encoding PulJ/GspJ family protein, with protein sequence MNRTSRQSGFTMMELLVSLMVSSIIFGAIATIAHAMSTANTHMDEMGKRQAHLRHSSLRISSLIRDSIAAWRLDYNVALWTGDSNADGGINADEVIYIETSSDGARISLVDFPDDNRAATVSSVKSGNFKSLMKSENKARTTDLITDCSSVWFELVGDEFVSITFNMDDGAGSCKYQICETLAGSGAHLIDTEGLIN encoded by the coding sequence ATGAACAGGACAAGCAGACAATCCGGTTTTACGATGATGGAGCTGCTGGTCAGTCTCATGGTCAGCTCGATCATATTCGGTGCGATCGCGACGATCGCTCACGCTATGTCTACCGCCAATACGCACATGGACGAGATGGGCAAGAGACAGGCTCATCTGCGGCATTCCAGTTTGCGTATCAGTTCGCTTATTCGTGACAGTATCGCAGCCTGGCGATTGGATTATAATGTTGCACTGTGGACAGGCGACAGCAATGCCGACGGCGGGATCAATGCTGACGAGGTGATTTATATCGAAACCAGTTCCGATGGTGCGCGGATATCGCTGGTGGATTTTCCTGACGATAATCGAGCAGCTACGGTTTCTTCTGTAAAATCAGGCAATTTCAAGAGTCTGATGAAAAGCGAGAACAAGGCCCGGACTACCGATCTGATCACGGATTGCAGCAGTGTATGGTTCGAACTTGTCGGAGATGAATTCGTAAGCATAACCTTCAATATGGATGATGGAGCGGGCAGTTGTAAATACCAGATATGTGAGACGCTTGCAGGTTCCGGTGCTCATTTGATCGATACAGAAGGGCTGATTAACTGA
- a CDS encoding GspH/FimT family pseudopilin, translating into MVIDRRIDLTTCRSGGFTLMEILMVVVIISVAAVIAVPMMGSAATSQIKSAGNVLAADIEYAKSMAISRQKNYSIVFDAASESYSIEDDSGNTITHPVRGGNYTTQLSSGSDLDRVSISTANFDDTQTLTFNYLGSPFNGDGTALNSGQVVLSADELTMTISVEPVTGYVTIQ; encoded by the coding sequence ATGGTTATTGATAGAAGAATAGATCTGACGACTTGCAGATCGGGCGGCTTTACGCTGATGGAAATCCTGATGGTTGTCGTCATTATCTCCGTCGCGGCTGTGATAGCGGTTCCCATGATGGGTTCTGCGGCAACCAGTCAGATTAAGTCTGCTGGAAACGTCCTGGCTGCGGATATTGAATACGCCAAGAGCATGGCCATCAGCAGGCAGAAGAATTATTCGATAGTATTTGATGCTGCCTCTGAATCATACAGCATAGAAGATGATTCCGGCAACACGATTACCCATCCCGTGAGGGGCGGAAATTATACGACCCAGCTTTCGAGCGGGTCCGACCTGGATCGAGTCAGTATATCGACCGCGAATTTCGATGATACGCAGACGCTGACTTTCAACTATCTGGGCAGTCCCTTCAATGGCGACGGAACAGCGTTGAACAGCGGTCAGGTGGTTCTGTCGGCGGATGAGCTGACGATGACAATAAGTGTTGAACCTGTAACCGGGTACGTAACGATTCAATAG
- the pilM gene encoding pilus assembly protein PilM codes for MVSLFRKKAFPIGLDIGSSSIKMIQIGGCGSGERIIAAEQVDLTPDIRNDNELKRDFAVCAIKEMLSRGGFQGKDVISCLPNGSVKNKSMRVTIGEDDETDDINRQLAARLGLDADKDEIRHLLAGRVMQGDDVKSEVICFGVGKETIDSHIDLLEESGLVPVGLDAVPCSILRSVRRSLRRQADREKNRFYIDLGSKYTTVIAGGENGLSFIKQIPMGGNLLNEAVSRCLEVDINRSIELRRKLQCGNDSINSSTRRALIDAMRDVNEELAREISMCMRYYAVTFRGHSPDEALLSGGEAYEQTLVNALKRRLGVDVEVAHPLRGFDIEKTDLTMSGDGSMCEWAVAIGAGIKGRDSLAIGSQKYARN; via the coding sequence GTGGTTAGTCTGTTCAGGAAAAAGGCATTCCCAATAGGGCTGGATATCGGGAGCAGTTCCATAAAGATGATCCAGATTGGAGGCTGCGGCAGCGGAGAAAGGATCATTGCTGCTGAGCAGGTGGACCTTACCCCTGATATACGCAATGATAATGAACTCAAACGTGACTTTGCAGTTTGTGCGATCAAAGAGATGCTTTCGCGCGGAGGATTTCAGGGCAAGGACGTCATCTCATGTCTGCCTAACGGATCCGTCAAGAACAAAAGTATGCGAGTAACGATCGGGGAAGATGATGAGACGGATGACATCAATAGACAGTTAGCTGCCAGGCTTGGCCTTGATGCTGATAAGGATGAAATACGCCATTTACTGGCTGGACGTGTCATGCAGGGTGATGATGTAAAAAGCGAAGTAATCTGTTTTGGCGTGGGAAAAGAAACAATAGACAGCCATATCGATCTGCTGGAGGAGTCCGGCCTTGTTCCCGTAGGGCTCGATGCCGTGCCCTGTTCCATACTGAGAAGCGTAAGAAGGTCCCTCAGAAGGCAGGCGGACCGTGAGAAAAACAGATTCTACATTGATCTGGGAAGCAAATATACGACGGTTATCGCAGGCGGTGAGAATGGACTCAGCTTTATCAAACAGATACCCATGGGCGGCAACCTGTTGAACGAAGCAGTTTCGCGTTGCCTGGAGGTGGATATAAACAGGTCGATCGAGCTTCGACGAAAATTACAATGCGGCAACGATTCAATAAATTCCTCTACGCGACGCGCCCTGATCGATGCGATGAGGGATGTGAACGAAGAGCTCGCCAGAGAAATTTCCATGTGTATGCGTTACTACGCCGTGACATTCAGGGGGCACAGTCCCGACGAAGCACTGTTGTCCGGTGGAGAAGCATATGAGCAGACACTGGTAAATGCATTGAAGCGTCGCCTTGGTGTAGACGTGGAAGTGGCTCATCCTCTGAGAGGATTTGATATAGAAAAGACTGATCTCACGATGTCCGGTGACGGCTCGATGTGTGAATGGGCCGTGGCGATAGGTGCCGGTATCAAGGGCCGCGACAGTCTTGCAATAGGAAGTCAGAAATATGCAAGAAATTGA